TCGTTTGCTGGGtagaaattatatataactgAATTTACTAGGGATGATTTTGATGAAATGTGATTCCCAATTAAGAATCCAATGCAGAATATAACCAAACATACAGCTAGGATACTCGTTATTTgggtaaatatataaaaaacgaaactttttaaaagagaGACTTCGTTTCCTCTGTCCTTTTTGATAATGTACGTATTTAATTCTCTGTTCGTTCGAGGGTATGTTTTTACAAACTCGTTTATGTCATCTATTgttttcactatttttttgtttttatatttacacagGTTTGCGTCGCTCGTGCTGTTCCTGTCctttccctccattttgtgggcGCCTCGCTCAGTGcgacgtttttctttttttcaagctgGGTAAGTATAGCGCCCCCGCCGCGGTGGTGACGCGCTACACTGCGGAGAACTACGCAGTGGCGAACTTCTACAAAGTGGGGATTACAACACAGTGGCGAACTGCTACACTGTTGGGAGTTACCACACTGTTGGGAAACGCCCCACTTGCGCGGTGTAGCCTATCTCAACGAGGGCAACGCGGTTGAAGCGTACCTGTCAAATCATTGTGTTTGCCCTGCATCCCGATTTGGCAATGCAGCATGGCTGCGTATCAAAAGGGACCTTCCCCAGTGTTCACACAAAAGATACGCAAAGGAAATGTCACACACGAGTACACCTATCAGAGGAGTCCTTTAAAAACAGCTCTACCGTGCGGTGGCACTCTCCCTAGCGCGaacacatgaaaaaaaaaaaaaaaaaaaaaaaaaggccaactTCTCATTGCCAATATAACAACCCTTACTACTAAGAAAAGTTGCACACTTGCGGCAGAAATACACCCCAAGTGTTACCACCTGTGGGGTGTACGAATCGCTATGTAAGGAGCGCACACATACGTagcacatatgtacaaaagTTACACTGATCCTAGACTTGCGCATTGCTTTACCTTTGCATACATGCGCAATTAGGACAACTCATCCCTTCGGCCAGAAAGCTAAAAAACTGCGTAATCCATGAAGGAATgaattttcccccccttcattTGTTTAGCGCaaaattctttttcctcGCCCCTGGGTCTGGCTTCGCGGGAAACGCTAAATTGGTGAGCGACCTCCGGGATTATTGCCTCACTCATGAACATGGACATTTCGCACGTACATAAACATAGGATTATTTACCTACACGTGTACCTACCAGTGCTTTCACAAAAGTCGGACACTTCGCCTATGCCTTAGTTTACGTCAAAACGCGTGTTGCAAATCGTTAAGGACCGAGAGTACCCCTCCTCTGGTGAACAAAAGTAGCGAGAGCTTTGCGGCCCCTCCCCTCAGGCATGCATTAGCCAACAAGTACGCACGCAAATTGGGGAGGAAACTATATACATTCGGTTACCCACTTTCTTGCTTTATTAAGGGATAATTTTCCACTCGCTCTGAGCGAACGCCAAGGGAGTAGCGTAACGTAGTGATCCATGATGTACTTCACGCagcctttccccccttcactaaaaaaaaaagaggaaaaatcTGCTAAAATTTGTGGTACATTTGTATCCAGTTtggttttttcttcccccaaacatttttaaaaacgacaatttgtaaatttttggaaaggGTCCCATCCCCTCCCTTTGCAGCTCTCCAGCTAGCCACTGATGAATGCATATTTACTGCTGCTTTGCTGTACTCAGCgtagcatttattttttttttcctaagtCCTTTTAAACGGTCAAATTTAGCCCCTCTACTGTGAAACCAAGTTGATCTTTTCCCCACACTGGGAAGCTCACAGAAGTGGGGAAAGTAATACACGGGTGATTAGGCCTAAGTTGCTTACGTAGTATAGTAAGGACGCTGCGCAGTAATGCCTATGGGTGTAGAGCCAAACCGTACTTGCTTACATAGGAGGCATAAACAGAAGAATGAAATGCTAACTTAGGGAATCGTCACGTAAAGAGGACTTCCAGCATAGCAGGAGTCCCTTTGGCGAAAGCTTTTTTTCAACGTGCGCTTATATAGTCCtatgcatgtgtacatatgtatgtccTCAAAAGGGATATTGATCCGCGGCAGGAAGGAGTCCCCCATAAGGAGTAGGTAAGCACTGAATAATGCAGCAAACATACCACGGGGGAAGCTCTTAGATAAACAGGGACGCCTCCAAAATGAGTAGAGTATACACGTCCATCGACTGTGAGTCAACCGTTTTTGACGTAGAATTTCATCCCAAATTGGACGTAATATGTGCGGGCCTATTCGATGGGAActtattattatacaaattaaaggaagaaaaaaagaaatttgaaaaaaaatggaacatatACAACCACAAAAAAACAGTAAGTTGTGTCTCCTTTTCAAGTAACGGGAAGAAAATACTAGCAGCGTCGTCTGACAATAAATGCTCCCTGACAGACATTACAGGCAAGCTGATTTGGACCAACACATGTCACAACCATTCCGTGTGCTCAGTTCTGTTTACAAGTACAAATACGTTTTTAACAGCTGACGAAACGGGGATTATAAAACACTGGGATGAGAGAGATCAATCGAAAAAACCgattcataaaataaaagaatttgatGATACCATTTCAAGTATGACTTTAAACGTCGATGAGAAATCTATCATCGTTTCTTCTGGAGGTTACTTAGCCCTTTTTGATATtctaaatagaaaaaaaattatcacccATAGTGTATCGGAAGAATATAAGGATGAATTTTTGTGCGCCAATTTACTGGCACATAATGCAAAAGTTGTGTGTACCACTATGAATGGGAAtattaccattttttcaaaacaacCTTGGGCtaaaatggagggaaaaatgaaagccaGCAAAGATATGATAAGCACATTTGTGAAGCTGAATGAGTATACAATCCTTTTTGGCACAGCTGATGGGGTTATAAAGGTTGCTCATATTTTAcccaacaaaatgggggatgTCATTGCCAGGTTGGAAGGTGGTGACAGCGTTGAAAAGTTAGCAactaacaaaaaaaaactcattgCCAGCATATCGCATAATTCttccattcatttttatccaaTTCATATGGATAGTTCGCATATATCGGgcaaaatcaaaaaaaaaaaaagtccttCTTCCGCGATTTGTAGGAGGGAAAGATTTGCCT
The sequence above is drawn from the Plasmodium cynomolgi strain B DNA, chromosome 10, whole genome shotgun sequence genome and encodes:
- a CDS encoding WD domain G-beta repeat domain containing protein (putative), which translates into the protein MISTFVKLNEYTILFGTADGVIKVAHILPNKMGDVIARLEGGDSVEKLATNKKKLIASISHNSSIHFYPIHMDSSHISGKIKKKKSPSSAISSVKMDGQIIKKKSKMLIDG